In Terriglobales bacterium, the sequence GCTGCCTCGGCCAGCGCCCCGTAGCCGGCGCGTTTGCCCGCGGGCCCGACTACAAAACCGGGCTCGGTGTGGCACGCGGATGGCTGAACGCCCCATTCCTTGGCTGCTGCCGCCACCAACATGGCACGTGCGGTAGCTCCGGCGGTGCGCAGCTTCTCCATCGTGGTACGCACGCTGGTGCTGCCGCCGGTCAACTGCTGGCCGTACTTCGGGTCGGCCATCGCCTGCTCGACGACTACCTTCGAGAAGTCGACATCCAGTTCCTCAGCAACCATCATGGGCAGGGAAGTGCGCACACCCTGGCCCATCTCCGACTTGTGGCAGGTGATCGTCACCTTACTGTCGCGATCGATCCGCAGCCAGACGTTCGGGGCGAACTGCGGGTTTGCCAGCTTCGAGGCTTCTGTGGTCGAGGGCAGATGAAACGCAAGCACCAGGCCGGCGCCGGCGGCGCCGCTGACCTTGATGAATTCGCGACGAGAGGTTTTCATCGCGCACCTCCCGCGGCGGCGCGGTGGATCGCCGCCCGGATCCGCTGATAGGTCCCGCAGCGACACAGGATGGGCGACATGGCATCGTCGATCTGGGCGTCGGTCGGCCTGGGCGACTTGGCCAGGAGCGCCGCTGCGGTCATGATCTGCCCTGACTGGCAGTACCCGCACTGCGGCACTTGCTCGGCGATCCAGGCGTGCTGGACCTTGCCGTCAGCCAGCCCTTCGATGGTCGTGACCTTCCTGGCGCCGACCTGGGAGATCGCGGTCTGGCAGGAGCGGGTGGCTTCGCCATCCAGGTGCACCGTACAGGAGCCGCAGACGCCGATGCCGCAGCCATACTTGGTGCCGGTCAGTCCCAAGTGGTCGCGCAGCACCCACAACAGCGGCGTGTCGGGCGCGACCTCCACGGAATACGGCTTACCGTTGATCGAGAGCTTGAATGCCATCGCAGCCTCCCGGATAAAGTCGTCGGAAGTTTGCTCCCGGGTAGCGGGGATTGGCAAGGACTAGAGCAGACTTTCTAGGGTGTGGAATATTGCCAAAGACAGATCTCGTTTCCGTCAGGATCGCGCAGGGTGGCGAGCACGCCGTTGGCCTTGGGCTGGGGCGCGGAAACAGCCACGCCTTTCACGCGGAGATTAGCAGCCGCGGCCTCGATGTCGGCCACGCGGAGGGTAAGCC encodes:
- a CDS encoding molybdopterin cofactor-binding domain-containing protein, which codes for MKTSRREFIKVSGAAGAGLVLAFHLPSTTEASKLANPQFAPNVWLRIDRDSKVTITCHKSEMGQGVRTSLPMMVAEELDVDFSKVVVEQAMADPKYGQQLTGGSTSVRTTMEKLRTAGATARAMLVAAAAKEWGVQPSACHTEPGFVVGPAGKRAGYGALAEAA
- a CDS encoding (2Fe-2S)-binding protein, which codes for MAFKLSINGKPYSVEVAPDTPLLWVLRDHLGLTGTKYGCGIGVCGSCTVHLDGEATRSCQTAISQVGARKVTTIEGLADGKVQHAWIAEQVPQCGYCQSGQIMTAAALLAKSPRPTDAQIDDAMSPILCRCGTYQRIRAAIHRAAAGGAR